GTCTGACGGTTCGGTCCGTCAATCGCTCGCGCAGTGCCGCAGCATACTGTTCGATTGGGATGCCGTGTGTCCCCTTTCGAAGCACCAGAACGTCGAACTCGTCGGTGTTGCCCTCGTTCATGTTCATCTGCTCGAGAGGGAGTCCTAAAAGCGTTCGTCCCGGCAGGAATTTCATGCGGTTTAATACGGGTGGCTGAGTCCCAAGGGAGTATGGAACGCGTTGATGTCGCAATCGTCGGCGGTGGGCCCGCGGGTACAACCGCAGCCGAACGGGCCGCATCCCATGGCGCAGAAACCGTGCTGTTCGAGCAGGGCGTGCCACGGGAAGACCGCGACGGACTCGGTCCCGACTCGACCGATGCCGCCGGCATGCTCGACTACTGGATCGACATCATGGACTTTGACTACCGGGAGATTCCCGACGAGGTAATCCACCGGGAACTCGAGGGCACTGAATTCATCGGCCCGAACAGCGCCGTCACAATGACGACGACTGGAATGGACGCCACCTATCCCAAGTTCGGCTACACCTTCCACCGTGCACGGATGGACGACTGGCTCCACGAGCGCGCGGCCGACGCCGGCGCAGACCTGCGCGTCGGTACCGGTGTCTCCGACCTCGAGACCGATCTCCGCTCCTCGAGCGAGAAGGGACCAACCCACACGCTCACGCTGTCGAACGGCGACCAGATCGAAGCGCAGTACGTCATCCTCGCCGACGGCCCACAGCGTCGAATCACACTCGACGCACTCGATCAGTTCACCGCCCCCGGCCGCAGCGTCTCGGATTACCTTTCACCACCAGAGGCAAACCACATCGCCTACCAGGAGTACCGGGAGTTCCCACCCGAACTGTTCGAGGAGTTCGAAGACATGCTCAAATTCTGGTGGGGCTACATGCCCGGCGAAACCGCCTACCCGTGGATCTTCCCGAACGACGGCACGGTCGCCCGCGTCGGCCTGACCATGCCAATCGGCATGGACCTCGAGGATGTCGAGAACCCTGCAGCCTACGCACTCCTTGAGTCCGATGATGAGCGGATTCCCTCGGGTTCAGAGTACATCCGCCGCCTGCTCGAACTCGAGTACGGCGACGAGTACGATATCGAGGAGGACATCCCGCTCGTCGAAGATCGTGGCAAGTCGAAGGGGACCGAAACGTATCCGATCTCTTCGACGCGCCCAATCGACTCCCCCGTCGGCGCAAACATCGCCGTGGCCGGCGGCGCAATGGGAACCACCTCTGCCTTCCACGAAGGTGGCTACCATGTCGCCGTCCGCACAGGCAAGATCGCCGGCCGACTCGCCGCAACTGACTCGCTCGAGCACTACAACGACGTTTGGAAG
The nucleotide sequence above comes from Natronolimnobius baerhuensis. Encoded proteins:
- a CDS encoding NAD(P)/FAD-dependent oxidoreductase translates to MERVDVAIVGGGPAGTTAAERAASHGAETVLFEQGVPREDRDGLGPDSTDAAGMLDYWIDIMDFDYREIPDEVIHRELEGTEFIGPNSAVTMTTTGMDATYPKFGYTFHRARMDDWLHERAADAGADLRVGTGVSDLETDLRSSSEKGPTHTLTLSNGDQIEAQYVILADGPQRRITLDALDQFTAPGRSVSDYLSPPEANHIAYQEYREFPPELFEEFEDMLKFWWGYMPGETAYPWIFPNDGTVARVGLTMPIGMDLEDVENPAAYALLESDDERIPSGSEYIRRLLELEYGDEYDIEEDIPLVEDRGKSKGTETYPISSTRPIDSPVGANIAVAGGAMGTTSAFHEGGYHVAVRTGKIAGRLAATDSLEHYNDVWKRAIGDEILRNVSFADIVRDYQPDDWDWAFDVVSDMQGNGTDNTLISKKYTAGIDAMKILASYKKRKYQYRDGKYVQLPEDQYLY